The Candidatus Fukatsuia endosymbiont of Tuberolachnus salignus nucleotide sequence CACACGAGTATATGAGGATTGCGAGCACCATGTAACGCAGAATTTGCAGCATGCATCAGGTTTTGCAAGAAGTCTATTATCGTAATCAAAAGACTTGATGAACGCCGCCCGAAACAATTATCGATATGCTGGCAAAAATATCAAAGTAAATTATTCTGTATATGAATTATAAAATCATTGGCATTCATAAACCCGTTGATCCGTGAACCCACTATTTCACGCCCTTGTTTATCAAAAAAAAGGATAGTGGGCAGTCCTAGCACGTGCAGTTTTTTTAGCATTGCGGCCTGTTCGTGACTGTTACTGGTAATATCTGCCTGTAATAGCACAGTGTTCGCCAGTCGTTGGTGCACATCAGGATCGCTAAAAGTATATTTTTCAAACTGTTTACAAGTGATACACCAATCGGCATATAAATCTAACATCACTCTCCGCCCTTTTGCCTGCTCGAGTGCATTATACAACTGTGACAGATTTTCAACCTTTTGAAAATTTAGATGATTACCCGTCGCTTGTTGCTGTGGATCTGTAGTAAATACCCAATCCTGTAACGGGCGAGCGACAATTAACAGCACGGTCAATAGCAACAATTGTAATACACGACCCCAACCGCGAGCGATTGTTAGACTCAACGTGAACGCCCAGCCAAAGAAAGCGATGGCGAGTAAGCTCCACAGACGTATTCCCCAGTGGGCGTCCAATACCCGCTCAAGTAGCAGCACAGGGAGCGCTAAAATGACAAAGCCGCAGGCCTCTTTAACGTACTGCATCCAACGTCCATTGCGTGGCAATAGCCGGTTGCCAAACAATGTCACTATAATCAAAGGGATCCCCATTCCTATTGCATACAGGTATAGGATCCCTCCCCCCGCAAGTACATTGCCACTTTGCGCGATATACAACAACATGGCACTGAGAGGAGCGGTGGTACAGGGGGAACAGATCAATCCGGCCAACATACCCATGATAAAAACACCCGCCAGCGAACCGCCTTTTTGATGGTTACTCCATGTCACCAAGCGAGTTTGCAGAGCAGAGGGAAGATGAAGTGAGTAGCACCCGAACATTGATAATGAGAGTAAAATAAACAGCACCGACAAGCTAAAAAGCACATAAGGATGCTGTAGGGCTGCCTGAAATTGCAGCCCTGCAGCAGCGACTATGAGTCCTAATAGCGTGTAGGTCAGCGCCATACCCTGCACGTAGAGTGCCGCCAATAATAAAATTTGTCGCTGACTCTGCTGTTTTTCGCCTCCGAGAATAATCGCTGAAATTAAGGGATACATCGGCAATACACAAGGGGTAAAGGCAATGCCGATCCCGATCAGTAACGCCCAAAACGGAGAAAAGGGAAGGGCAGTAGGTGATGTTATTGCGGCAATCGCCGGCATATCTTCAATTCTGTTAGCCGATGGGGTGTCAGTCGATGGTTTTAGTTTGTGGATGGCATTGAGTGGAATAATGCGAGTTTCTGGTGGATAACAAAACCCAGCGTCGGCACAGCCCTGATAAGTCACACTGATACTGGATACATCCGTCGCCTGTGTTAACGGAATTTTCAATATCAGTTGTTGTTTAAAAATTGTTGTTACACCATAAAATTCATCCTGATGAGCGAGACCTTCAGGTATGACGAATGCCCCCAGTTTAACCTGTTGCGGCACAATTTTTAGCTGCTGACGGTACAGATAATAGCCGGGACGAATATGCCAACTTAGGTCTAACTGGTCATTTTTCTGCCTGAAATCAAAGGTGAAGGCCTGATCGACAGTCATAAACTGACTCTGTTCATTGATCAGCGGTTTGAAAGGCGAAGCCTTGGCATGTGGTGCCAGTAGTAACAGGCTATACAGTAGCAAAATCCATTTAAGGTAAGGTTGTGTCATAACAAATCATCTTTAATCTTCATAAAAAGGCACGTAGCCTAGAACCTGTTCTAAATCTATTACGTTCACTGACATTTCGTGAAAAATCGGCTCAAAATGTCCAGATTTTTAGAAAGCCGATCTAACGTGCCTTTAAGCATTAATAAGCAGTCATTTTACTGCTTATTTTCATCGTTATAACGTTTTGCTTTATAGACTGGGTTCATCAGGTTCTTGATAGAGAAAATATCATCAAGTTGTTCCTCAGTCAGTAATGCCAGATCCAACACCACCTCCCGTACACTCTTACCCGTTTCAGCACACATCTTACCCACCTTGTCACCATTATGATGACCAATGAATGGGTTGAGATAAGTAACAATACCGATTGAATTAAATACGTAGTGTTCGCAGATTTTTTTATTGGCGGTGATACCGTTAACGCATTTACTCAACAGGTTGTAGCACGCATTAGTAAGAATATGGATCGATTCAAACATGGCTTGACCAATGACCGGTTCCATGACATTTAATTGCAGCTGACCCGCTTCAGCCGCCATGGTCACACACATATCATTACCAATCACTTTAAAGCAAACCTGATTAACCACTTCAGGTATCACCGGATTCACTTTAGCAGGCATAATCGAAGAACCGGCCTGTAGTTCTGGCAAATTAATTTCGTTCAGGCCAGTGCGAGGACCTGATGACAGCAGACGTAAATCATTGCAGATTTTTGACAACTTAACAGCTAAACGTTTCAGCGCACTATGCACCATGACATAGGCGCCACAATCGGAGGTGGCTTCAATCAAGTTTTCCGCCGTGATACAAGGCAACTTACTCACTTCACAAAGCTTTTTTACCACTAGTTGTTGATACCCTTCAGGTGTATTCAAACCCGTACCGATAGCGGTCGCACCCAGGTTCACTTCTAACAAAAATTCAGCGGTACGATGCAAGTTTTTGCTTTCTTCTTTTAGTAATACCTGAAAAGCACCAAATTCTTGACCCAATGTCATGGGTACAGCGTCTTGCAATTGTGTACGCCCCATTTTCAGAATAGGCGTGAATTCTTGCGACTTCATACCAAAGCCTTTACTTAACAGGTCGATAGCATCGATCAACTTCATAATAGAGTTATAAACTGCAATACGAAACCCTGTTGGATAAGCATCATTAGTTGACTGAGACATGTTTACATGATCGTTAGGGCTAAGATGTTCATATTCGCCTTTTTTCTTCCCCATCAATTCCAGTCCAATATTTGCCAAAACTTCATTAGTATTCATGTTTAACGAAGTACCCGCTCCCCCCTGAAAGACATCAACCTGGAACTGATCCATACATTTGTTCTCGTCCAATACCTCGTCACAAGCGTTAATAATGATCGATGCAATGTTGGACGGGAGGGTATGTAACTCCTTATTAGCCATTGCCGCCGCTTTTTTTACCATCACCATGCCACGAATAAACTCAGGCACATCATTGATTGTACTGTTGCTTATCTTAAAATTTTCAATCGCACGTAGAGTATGAATACCGTAGTACGCCTCTATGGGAACTTTTCTTTTACCTAATAGATCTTCTTCGAAACGAAACTCTTCTACGGGACAAGTGTGATTTGACATGAGAACCTTCTCTTGTGTGCTGTCTAATTTTCTGTGTATCAGTTAATTTTAGCCGTCATGCACAATAAATGCGCAGAGATGAATTGCTTAATTTATTGTTGGCATGATCATATGCTGCCTAGTAATAAATACGTTGAACTTAGATCACTATTATCGCGGTAATTAATTAGGATGATCTAATATTTGTGATTTTCTTCACAGTTAACTCAACCATTGACATAAAAAGAACGACCTTATCTTGAAAAATATTAAAGACGCCTCCACGTTACAGAAATTAACCTGAAGCAAGCCTCCAGTGTTTAGAGTATTTAGCTGTTTGCATTAGCATTTAGCTTGCTGGTGAGTGCTGAGTCGATTGCAGTTTCATAAGGAGAGTACGGTGCGTTGGTTACCGTTCATGTTAATATTTTCATTAGCTTATATAGAGATTTCTTTGTTTATCAAAGTCGCGGCAGCTTTGGGTGTGGCCATCACTCTGCTGCTGGTGATTTTTACCTCTTGCGTGGGTATTTCGTTGGTATGGAATCAGGGGGTAAAAACGTTGATACAGATGCAGCAAAAATTGGCAAAAGGTGAAAGTCCTGCTCAGGAAATGGTAAAAAGTGTTTCGTTGGTATTAACCGGATTTTTACTGCTGATCCCGGGATTTTTTACCGATTTTCTTGGGTTGTTGCTGTTGTTACCACGGGTGCAAAAATTACTAACACTGAAATTAATGCCTTATTTTAACCTTTCCCGCTCTGGCACGGCGAATACATCGGGTAGCGGCAATATTTTTGACGGAGAATATCAATGCAAAGAGGATGACAGTGACAAAATAGAAGACCAAAAAAACAAAGACGGAGCTGACAAAAATCGCAACCCTAAGAATAACAAATAAAGCCTGATCCCACTTATAAGGAGGAAGACAGAGGGCGGTAACTCCGCCAGCTACATCCCGGCACACACATCACTCGCTACGGCTGCTTCCTTCCAGACCTGACCGAATTCACGAGCTAGCATTGCGGGAGAACCAACAGAGCTACCATTGATCTGAGCGCTTATCGACTTCAGCGCGGGCGCGCATTATTAACTATGCCTTGGAAAATAGCAAGAGCTCTATGATTATAACCCGACTATTTTGTTATCCAAATCGGTGATATCAAAAAATCAGCGAAAAGATCACTAGCACAGAAGGCTTAAATGTAAAGACGCTAACCATTTGTAATCACATTATTTGTAGTCATTTGCTAAAAATTACCCCCAAGTTTATCCACATAATCCCCTCATTTTGTTCACTTGCCAAAACGGCAAGAACACACTATCTTGTTATCACATCAATCCATAACCACCATATATTGTGTTTATAGACTAAGCAGTCCTTCCAACTCAGCTTTACCCCCCCCTTCACCCGTGGAGGGCGGCGAGGTGTCAGTATTTTAAGGGTACAACAGCACATGAACCAAGGCTTACTTGTTACAAAACGCGATGGCCGTAAAGAACGCATTGATCTCGATAAAATCCATCGAGTGATCGAGTGGGCTGCAGAAGGCTTACGTAATGTCTCTGTCTCTCAAGTAGCATTACGTTCCCACATTCAATTTTATGATGGCATAAAAACCGCCGATATCCACGAAACTATTATTAAAGCTGCTGCTGATCTGATCTCCAGTGACGCACCGGATTACCAATATTTAGCCGCTCGCCTGGCGATTTTTCATCTGCGCAAAAAAGCCTATGGTCAATTTGAACCACCGTCGCTTTTTGACCATGTGTCAAAAATGGTTCAAATGAATAAATATGATCAACATCTATTGATAGATTACACCCCAGAAGAATTCGCCCAGATGGATACCTTTCTTGATCATTGGCGTGATCTCAATTTCTCCTATGCTGCGGTAAAACAGCTAGAAGGCAAATACTTGGTACAAAATCGAGTCAGTGGTGAAATCTACGAAAGCGCCCAATTTTTATATCTTCTTGTTGCTGCTTGCCTATTCTCCCGCTATCCACGAGGAACCCGCCTCGATTATGTTAGACGTTTTTACGATGCGATATCCACTTTTAAGATCTCGTTGCCGACACCCATTATGTCCGGTGTACGCACTCCCACGCGTCAATTCAGTTCATGCGTATTGATCGAATGTGGTGATAGTTTGGATTCAATTAATGCCTCGGCCAGCGCCATTGTAAAATATGTTTCGCAGCGTGCCGGCATTGGTATCAACGCGGGTCGTATCCGCGCACTGGGAAGCCCTATTCGCGGAGGTGAAGCTTTCCATACCGGTTGTATTCCATTCTATAAATATTTTCAGACCGCCGTTAAATCCTGCTCGCAAGGTGGGGTACGCGGGGGGGCTGCCACACTGTTTTATCCATTATGGCATTGGGAAGTAGAAAGCCTGCTGGTGCTAAAAAATAATCGTGGTGTTGAAGGCAATCGGGTGCGCCATATGGATTACGCGGTACAGATCAACAAATTACTGTATCAACGCCTGTTAGAAGATAGAGATATCACCCTGTTTAGTCCCTCCGATGTGCCAGGGTTATACGATGCTTTCTTTGCGGATCAATATGAGTTCGAACGGTTGTATTTATACTACGAGCAAGATAAAAACCTTCGTCAGCAACGAATAAGAGCCGTTGACTTATTCTCTTCGATGATGCAAGAACGTGCTTCTACCGGCCGTATTTATATTCAGAATGTTGATCACTGTAATACACACAGCCCATTTGATCCCAAAGTAGCACCAATACGCCAATCTAACTTGTGTTTGGAAATCGCATTGCCCACTAAACCGCTAAATGATATCAGTGACGAAAAAGGTGAAATTGCCCTCTGTACACTGTCTGCTTTTAATTTGGGTGCGATTGATCATCTCGATGAATTGAAAGATTTGGCGACATTAACAGTACGTGCGCTCGATGCCCTACTCGATTATCAGGATTACCCGATTGCAGCAGCGCGTAATGGCTCGATGGGGCGTCGTACTTTGGGTGTTGGCGTGATCAATTTCGCTTATTATTTGGCGAAAAACGGTCTGGGCTATTCCAGTACTGATCCCGATCACAGTGCTAACAACCTGACGCATCGTACTTTCGAGGCTATTCAATACTATCTGTTGCAAGCGTCGAATGAGTTAGCGAAGGAAAAGGGTGCTTGCCAATGGTTTGCGCAAACCACTTATGCGCAAGGTCTGTTACCGATCGATACCTATAAAAAAGAATTAGACAAAATCTGTAATGAACCACTGCATCTTGATTGGGAGAGCTTACGCCAGAGTATTAAACAGTTTGGGCTACGTAATTCAACCCTTTCCGCACTTATGCCTTCAGAAACATCATCACAGATTTCTAATGCGACTAACGGCATTGAACCACCACGTGGTTACGTCAGTATAAAAGCGTCGAAAGACGGTATTTTGCGTCAGGTGGTACCGGAATATGAGCGACTAAAAGACAATTATCAGTTGTTATGGGATATACCGAATAATGAAGGTTATCTGCAACTGGTTGGTTTGATGCAGAAATTCGTTGATCAGTCTATTTCGGCAAATACCAACTACGATCCCACTCGTTTCCCCAACAATAAAGTACCCATGAAGCAATTGCTGAAAGATTTGCTTACTGCTTATAAATTGGGCATTAAAACGCTCTATTATCACAATACACGTGATGGGGCGGATGATGCTCAAGGAGATATGGCAAGCAATCAAGTTGTTGATAACGACTGCGAAAGCGGTGCCTGTAAGATTTAATTGTCAGAGGAAGTTATGGCCTATACCACATTTTCGCAAAAGAAAAATGATCAATTAAAAGAGCCGATGTTTTTGGGTCAGTCAGTTAACGTGGCACGCTTTGATCAACAAAAATATGCCATTTTTGAACAACTTATTGAAAAACAACTTTCTTTTTTTTGGCGCCCAGAAGAAATTGATGTTACTCGTGATAATATCGATTACCAAGGTTTGCCAGAACACGAAAAACACCTTTTTATTAGCAATTTAAAGTATCAAACCTTGCTTGATTCCATTCAGGGCCGTAGCCCCAATATCGCGTTATTACCGCTGATTTCGATTCCTGAATTAGAAACTTGGGTAGAAACCTGGTCATTTTCAGAAACAATTCATTCCAGATCCTATACCCATATCATCCGTAATATTGTTAACGAGCCTTCATCCATATTCGATGATATTGTCACTAATAAAGAGATTCTGAAACGCGCAAAAGATATCTCTGCTTATTACGATGATTTGATAGAGATGACCAGTTATTACCATTTGCTGGGTGAAGGAACCCATCAGGTTAACGGTGTCACTATAAAGGTGGATCGGCGTGCGTTGAAAAAGAAGCTTTATTTGTGTCTGATGAGCGTCAATGCATTGGAAGGTATCCGTTTTTATGTCAGTTTTGCCTGCTCTTTCGCCTTTGCAGAACGAAAATTAATGGAAGGCAATGCCAAAATTATTAAGTTGATTGCTCGTGATGAAGCACTCCATCTGACTGGGACACAACACATCCTTCATTTAATGCAAGGGGGTAAAGATGACCCCGAAATGGCAGAAATTGCCAAAGAATGCAAAGACGATTGCTATAAATTATTTGTTAAGGCAGCTGAACAAGAGAAAGAATGGGCGGAATACCTCTTCCGCGATGGCTCCATGATTGGCCTCAATAAAGATATTCTCTGCCAGTATATCGAATATATCACCAATATTCGTATGAAGGCTGTAGGGTTAGAGGCTCCCTTTTCAAACCGCAACGATCCGCTCCCGTGGATCAAGCCTTGGCTCTCTTCTGACAATGTACAGGTGGCACCACAAGAAGTTGAGGTGAGTTCTTATTTGGTGGGCCAAATTGATGCTGAGGTCAATGCCGATGACTTACGCGGTTTTGAACTGTGATCTCATGGCAAACTCTACCATTAACTTACATCAGAGTGGATCACAGCTTGATTACCCTGTTGACAGCAACAATTTGCTAGAAGCGCTGGAACAACATCAAATAGCAGTCGAGTATCAATGTCGCTCGGGTTATTGTGGTACATGCCGTCTGGTATTGCTAAAAGGCGAAGTTGACTATTTAACACAACCCCTGGCCCTTATTCAGGAAGGTGAAATATTGCCCTGCTGCTGTAAACCACGGGGAGATATTGCAATTGAGATTTAATGTAACCCGCTGATGGATCCTTCTGTGTCATTACCGTTTTCATTTTTTTATGTTTAAGGCAACGTTCAGTTGCCTTGGGATAAAATACGTGCTCTAAGCACAAGATACCCATAGTTAACACATGAATAAAATTAGATAGGCAAATTAAATAATTATTCTTTGTTATAAAAGTATTACATTTGAAATTATATATGTAATAAAATTAACATGTATCTTTATGGCTTTAGATAAATTATATTGTTACTGACATAATAATAATATTTTTAAAACATTAACAACCAATATATAATAGGGTAAATTTGTATAGCTGATTGAGCAGGATATATTTAAAATATACAGAAATTTATCTTTTTTTTGCGTATCTTTTGAGGAGTAATTAATGATGTCTAATAAAGAGCCTTGTCGTATAGCAGAACCATTTCGCATTAAAATGGTTGAAAACATACGTAAGATTAACAGAGAAGAACGTGAAAAAGCGTTAGCAGCCGCTTATTATAATACTCAAAAATTAAACAGTGAAGAAATCTATATTGATTTGTTAACCGATTCTGGAGTCTGTGCTATGAGTGACACTCAATAGGCAGGACTGATTACAGGTGATGAATCTTATGCGGGCTCACGCAGTTATACACGGTTGTGTGAACAAGTAAAAAATTAATTAATTACCCTTATACCATTCCAGTACATCAGGGTCGTGGTGCTGAACAAATATTGTTTCCATGTTTAGTTAAAAAAAGTAAAAATAAAACACAATCTGACGTATATAAACCAACTTTTATTTCTAATTTTCATTTTAATACCACTGCTGAACACATTGAATCAAATGAAGAAAAGGCTATTAATGACAGATAACATAGAACCAATTCAAAATAAACCAATACAGGATACAGAAGCTAACTCATCAATAGAGGATTGTAATCTAGAAAGAAAGCCTCAATTAGCATTATTACGCTTAGCCATTCCACGAAGAATGTACACTAACGATCATATGGACTATGTTGCTGATGTTATAATCAATTTAAAAGAGATAAAAAATAACATTAAAGGGCTCAAAATTACTAATAGTCCAACTCAATTTCGCTTTTTCTTCGCAGAATTAAAACCTATAGAGTAATTCAATGACCGAAACAAAATACTTTATGAAGAAATGGAAGCTATTTTTTATCAATGATTTAACGAAAATAAACTGGCTTTTTTTATCCCGAACTCTACGGAGAGGGTTATTCACCTAGAGGGTAGAGTTGTTACGGTCAACATAATTGGCAGTCCAAAGTGCGCACTATATTGATTACGATAAAAACAATCTCTAAAAAGGTGTGTGGCTTGAGTTTTACTGTGAAGCTAAACAATTAAATGGTCTTGAGCGTTGCCAGTGCCGTAGAACACGAATTCAAGAACCATATTATTTGTGCTCTTCTAGTCTAGGTAAGGTTTGTTGATATCGACCGGCAAACTAAACGGACTCTCTATCAAGTTAAATTTGGCTTGCTCGACGATCTTCTTTGTCAGCAATTGAAAAATCCATCTCAGGGAATGACGCTTGCGTAACTCATCGATAAGGTTAAATAGCTTCTTCATCTTGTTCACCAGTACGGATGCGTACTACTTTTTCTATAGCGAAAACAAAAATTTTGCCGTCACCAATTTTGCCAGTCTGAGCAGTTTGCATAATAGTGGCAACGCAAGTTTCAGCGATGTCATCTGTCACCACAATTTCGATTTTTACCTTGGGTAAAAAATCGACCATATATTCAGCACCTCGATACAACTCAGTATGCCCTTTTTGGCGCCCGAAACCCTTTACTTCTGTCACTGTCATACCGGTGATGCCCACATCAGCTAAGGCTTCACGGACATCATCGAGTTTGAACGGCTTAATAATTGCGTCAATTTTTTTCATGGTTAATGTCAGGACTCCCAGTTTTTACGACCAAAACCACAGGTGATCGGATAACGTCGATCTTTACCAAAATCACGGCTGGTAATACGAGGGCCGATAGCGGATTGACGTCGTTTGTGTTCGTTGATATCGACCAATCGGATCACGTTACGTACCGTCGCTTCGTCATAACGGCCTGTGACATCACACGCGATCAAATCGGCAACAGACTCATCTCGCTCGATATAGCCTTCAAGAATGCCATCCAAAATATCGTAAGGGGGTAATTTGTCCTGGTCGAGCTGCTTAGGTGCCAACTCCGCCGAAGGAGGACGATCAATGACTTCCTGTGGGATCACTTTCATTACGCTAAGAGAATTACGGTATTCAGCTAATTTGAATACCAAAGTTTTCGGTACATCTTTCAGTACATCAAAACCGCCAGCCATATCACCATACAAGGTGGAATAACCGACAGCGAGTTCACTTTTATTACCGGTTGTCAATACAATACTACCGAATTTATTGGATAACGCCATCAACAACATGCCACGGCAACGCGCCTGTAAATTTTCTTCTGTAGTATCCACCGGTTTGTCTGCAAATAGCGGGGCTAATTGTGCCATAAAAGCATTGAACATTGGCTCGATGGAAAGTACATCAAATTTAATGCCTTGTGTTTCAGCCTGCTGTTGCGCACATTTTATGCTTAATTCTGACGTGTGGCGAGATGGCATCATCACGGCATGAACCTTTTCTTTACCCAACGCATCAACAGCAATGGCCAAGGTCAGCGCTGAATCTATACCACCAGATAAGCCAAGTAATGCGCCTTTAAAGCCATTTTTGCTGACATAATCACTGACTGCCATTACCAATGCTTGATATTCCCCGGCAAAGGGCTCGGTTGCACAGCCTACCGCGGGTTTCTGCATCGGTATGATATCCAGATCTTTTAGTTGACATAGGGTAGTTTGCTCAGCAAAGGCAGCGAGGTGGTGTGTAATTTGACCTTGTGCATCAAATACTTTCGAACAGCCATCAAAAATGAGATCATCTTGTCCCCCCATCTGGTTGAGATAGACCAATGGCAATTTAGTACGCTGACAATGACCGACCAGTAGTTGATTGCGAATATAAGGTTTTTCACGGTGATAAGGGGAGGCGTTGATCGACAACAGTATTTCTGCACCTGCTGCTTTCACCGCATCCACTGGCGCAGGAGACCAAATATCTTCACAAATTAGCATCCCCAAGCGATAACCTTTTAGCTCAATGACACAACTTTGGCTACCTGGCGTAAAATAGCGTTTTTCATCAAAAACACCATGATTTGGCAGTGATTGCTTAAAATAACGATCAAGTAATTTCCCTGCTGAGAATACCGATAACGCATTGTATAATTTTTCGCCTTCACGCCATGGATGTCCTACCATAATGGCAATCTGCAAAGAAGCCTGCTGTAATAGTGGTAACTGATCGACACAACGCTGATAAAAATCGCTTCGTAATAAAAGGTCTTCTGGTGGATAACCACACAATGCCAGTTCAGAGAACATGACTAAATCAGCTTTTCCCTGTTGTTGAGTCACGATTTGCAACATACGCTCAGTGTTACCTTCAATATCACCAACCAACCAGTTAAGCTGGGCTAATACAATAGACAGTGATTTGCTCATATCGATTCCGATCCCTTCATGCGATAATTGTTAATAAACGTTATTCTTTAAAATCGTTGCTGTCTAGTTGATGACGTGCCAGAAATTTGTAAAACTCAGTACGGTTGCGTCCAGCCATATGTGCCGCCTGAGCCACGTTACCTTTGGTAATCTGTAAAAGCTTACGTAAATAATTCAATTCGAATTGATTACGTGCTTCAACGAAAGTAGGTAAAACGGTATTTTCCCCCGCCAACGCCTGTTCGACTAAAGCTTCATTGATAACCGGAGCCGATGTCAGCGCGACACATTGTTCAATTACATTCACCAACTGGCGCACATTACCCGGCCAGCGGGCGCTCATCAGCCGTTTCATGGCATCAGTCGAGAAATTACACACAAAAGGTTTATGCCGCTTGGCCGCCTGACGTAACAGATGATTAGCCAACAATGGAATGTCTTCCGATCGTTCGTTTAATGCCGGTAGATTCAAATTAACAACGTTTAAACGATAGTAGAGATCTTCACGAAATGTATTTCTGAGCATGGCTTTCGGTAGATCACAATGGGTCGCAGAAATAATGCGTACATTAATATCAATATCCTTATTGCTGCCTAGTGGGCGAACTTTACGTTCCTGTAACACACGTAATAATTTAACTTGCAAGGATAAGGGCATATCGCCGATCTCATCGAGGAACAAAGTTCCGCCTTGTGCGGCTTGAAATAAACCTTCACGGTGGCTCATGGCACCCGTAAAAGCCCCTTTGGCATGACCAAATAATTCCGATTCCAGTAATTGTTCTGGCAATGCGCCACAGTTGATGGCGATAAAGGCTTTTTTAGCGCGTGGGCTAGCAGCATGAATGGCTTGCGCCAACACTTCTTTGCCACTACCACTTGAACCATTGATCAAAACACTGACATCTGATTGTGCCACCATTCGCGCCTGTTCCAGCAAACGTAACATTAATGGGCTGCGAGTGACGATATTTTCACGCCATGTTTCCTCACCCAGTGGATGCGACAACTCAAGTGCGGCATTAATCGCCTTGTATAAGGCGTCACGATCGACCGGTTTGGTAAGAAAACTAAATACCCCTTGCTGAGTCGCCGCCACTGCATCAGGAATAGAGCCATGAGCTGTCAAAATAATGACCGGCATTCCTGGCTGGAATTTTTGCACTTCAGCGAAGAGTGCCATGCCGTCCATCTCGTCCATCCGTAAATCACTGATAACCAGATCA carries:
- a CDS encoding protein-disulfide reductase DsbD, whose amino-acid sequence is MTQPYLKWILLLYSLLLLAPHAKASPFKPLINEQSQFMTVDQAFTFDFRQKNDQLDLSWHIRPGYYLYRQQLKIVPQQVKLGAFVIPEGLAHQDEFYGVTTIFKQQLILKIPLTQATDVSSISVTYQGCADAGFCYPPETRIIPLNAIHKLKPSTDTPSANRIEDMPAIAAITSPTALPFSPFWALLIGIGIAFTPCVLPMYPLISAIILGGEKQQSQRQILLLAALYVQGMALTYTLLGLIVAAAGLQFQAALQHPYVLFSLSVLFILLSLSMFGCYSLHLPSALQTRLVTWSNHQKGGSLAGVFIMGMLAGLICSPCTTAPLSAMLLYIAQSGNVLAGGGILYLYAIGMGIPLIIVTLFGNRLLPRNGRWMQYVKEACGFVILALPVLLLERVLDAHWGIRLWSLLAIAFFGWAFTLSLTIARGWGRVLQLLLLTVLLIVARPLQDWVFTTDPQQQATGNHLNFQKVENLSQLYNALEQAKGRRVMLDLYADWCITCKQFEKYTFSDPDVHQRLANTVLLQADITSNSHEQAAMLKKLHVLGLPTILFFDKQGREIVGSRINGFMNANDFIIHIQNNLL
- the aspA gene encoding aspartate ammonia-lyase translates to MSNHTCPVEEFRFEEDLLGKRKVPIEAYYGIHTLRAIENFKISNSTINDVPEFIRGMVMVKKAAAMANKELHTLPSNIASIIINACDEVLDENKCMDQFQVDVFQGGAGTSLNMNTNEVLANIGLELMGKKKGEYEHLSPNDHVNMSQSTNDAYPTGFRIAVYNSIMKLIDAIDLLSKGFGMKSQEFTPILKMGRTQLQDAVPMTLGQEFGAFQVLLKEESKNLHRTAEFLLEVNLGATAIGTGLNTPEGYQQLVVKKLCEVSKLPCITAENLIEATSDCGAYVMVHSALKRLAVKLSKICNDLRLLSSGPRTGLNEINLPELQAGSSIMPAKVNPVIPEVVNQVCFKVIGNDMCVTMAAEAGQLQLNVMEPVIGQAMFESIHILTNACYNLLSKCVNGITANKKICEHYVFNSIGIVTYLNPFIGHHNGDKVGKMCAETGKSVREVVLDLALLTEEQLDDIFSIKNLMNPVYKAKRYNDENKQ
- a CDS encoding FxsA family protein is translated as MRWLPFMLIFSLAYIEISLFIKVAAALGVAITLLLVIFTSCVGISLVWNQGVKTLIQMQQKLAKGESPAQEMVKSVSLVLTGFLLLIPGFFTDFLGLLLLLPRVQKLLTLKLMPYFNLSRSGTANTSGSGNIFDGEYQCKEDDSDKIEDQKNKDGADKNRNPKNNK
- the nrdA gene encoding class 1a ribonucleoside-diphosphate reductase subunit alpha, which codes for MNQGLLVTKRDGRKERIDLDKIHRVIEWAAEGLRNVSVSQVALRSHIQFYDGIKTADIHETIIKAAADLISSDAPDYQYLAARLAIFHLRKKAYGQFEPPSLFDHVSKMVQMNKYDQHLLIDYTPEEFAQMDTFLDHWRDLNFSYAAVKQLEGKYLVQNRVSGEIYESAQFLYLLVAACLFSRYPRGTRLDYVRRFYDAISTFKISLPTPIMSGVRTPTRQFSSCVLIECGDSLDSINASASAIVKYVSQRAGIGINAGRIRALGSPIRGGEAFHTGCIPFYKYFQTAVKSCSQGGVRGGAATLFYPLWHWEVESLLVLKNNRGVEGNRVRHMDYAVQINKLLYQRLLEDRDITLFSPSDVPGLYDAFFADQYEFERLYLYYEQDKNLRQQRIRAVDLFSSMMQERASTGRIYIQNVDHCNTHSPFDPKVAPIRQSNLCLEIALPTKPLNDISDEKGEIALCTLSAFNLGAIDHLDELKDLATLTVRALDALLDYQDYPIAAARNGSMGRRTLGVGVINFAYYLAKNGLGYSSTDPDHSANNLTHRTFEAIQYYLLQASNELAKEKGACQWFAQTTYAQGLLPIDTYKKELDKICNEPLHLDWESLRQSIKQFGLRNSTLSALMPSETSSQISNATNGIEPPRGYVSIKASKDGILRQVVPEYERLKDNYQLLWDIPNNEGYLQLVGLMQKFVDQSISANTNYDPTRFPNNKVPMKQLLKDLLTAYKLGIKTLYYHNTRDGADDAQGDMASNQVVDNDCESGACKI
- the nrdB gene encoding class Ia ribonucleoside-diphosphate reductase subunit beta; the protein is MAYTTFSQKKNDQLKEPMFLGQSVNVARFDQQKYAIFEQLIEKQLSFFWRPEEIDVTRDNIDYQGLPEHEKHLFISNLKYQTLLDSIQGRSPNIALLPLISIPELETWVETWSFSETIHSRSYTHIIRNIVNEPSSIFDDIVTNKEILKRAKDISAYYDDLIEMTSYYHLLGEGTHQVNGVTIKVDRRALKKKLYLCLMSVNALEGIRFYVSFACSFAFAERKLMEGNAKIIKLIARDEALHLTGTQHILHLMQGGKDDPEMAEIAKECKDDCYKLFVKAAEQEKEWAEYLFRDGSMIGLNKDILCQYIEYITNIRMKAVGLEAPFSNRNDPLPWIKPWLSSDNVQVAPQEVEVSSYLVGQIDAEVNADDLRGFEL